tgaagtacaaatgggatctgaagaacctcgtgcaacTCCTTCTATACATGAAGAggttccagccactagtgctgaagaaaatgtaaatgaagaattgaagacccagggtgccattgaagaagaagctgaaattcctgagcctgtggaacctgagattgcgattcctgaggtagTAATGCAATTaactgatactcctcagcccaagccaaaggatccgtTCTCGAAGAAgaaaaaattcaaggctgatgacttcttcggcgagcacgtgttcttcactgattataatatttatgactttgctcgtcttagaaggaagcgcttctggactgcAAGCCAGGCCaatttctattcttcactgctcttcaacaaggacaaagtcttcgaccacgagcatattcctcacatggacatggaatcactgccttgcttcacccctgtcctcagtgtgcttcatgacgcaggcctcctcaacttttgccctgacattgttgattggaatgaagaacttattcttcagtTCTACGCAACGCTGCgcatcacaggagatgctgacgatgtgaaTACCTGGGTTCTGGAttggatgaccgaaaacactcattataaagcaccggcctctgaattgcttcatgccctgccaatcagtcctccacctgaaggagctcgttgcctgtaccaagagcctgaactcactgcccattatatgcaagttcttatgaagcctctgaagcctggtcaagcctcaatgaccaaattcctcgtgagggaattgctctatgtgcccagaactgtctatcgcattccGACGAAGACaatgagtcctatcaagggccacgactcgtctgatgaagaagtcgttggcatcatgaagaatctgctattcaacatcatgcATGGCATCCCTGTCAactatcacgatttcttcatgaggactctggcaaacaTCGCACTCTCTCCGtctgagctgaagccttatgctccttggattatgagattcctcagaacaaggtcttcactcaactacaaagctgattttcctcctcaagcggacatattcctcagctgatgagaagggcaaggcaccagctaTTATTGATGAAGTCATTCGTCCATTGGAAAGTTCAAACTTGAAAGTTGAAAACCATCCATCTCAACAAAAAAGAGTTAAAAACCATCCAAACTTTAGCTATACGAACTGATAGATTTTGGTGATATACAGAGGTGCCGTGGGGGCATGCGTGCTTGCAGAATACACAGGCATCCGGTGAGTTGGGTATTTGTCCGAACATGATATATGTGGTGAGCGGATTCGAATTTGCACACATGCTAGGCTAGGCCATTgggaataataataataaattgcaAGGGAATAATGAAGTTATTAGATGGGTGTGGTGGCCGAATTTTTTAAAGTACATGAACAACTTTAAGATATACAAAAACATTTTATTAAAATATGCAAACACTTTCTTAAAAATACATGAATATTTTGCTGACATGTATGATCACTTTTCTAATTACATGATGAGCATTTTTTTAGTACATGATAAAAAATAATTacacgatgaacattttttaaatacaccATGAATAATTTTAATGCATGATCTTTTTTTATTACACAATGACGGTTTACGAAAAACACACTGACCATGTTTAAACACACGATAAAAACGTTCAATACATGAAGAGTATTTTTTATAgacgtgaacattttttgagaatATGATGAACATTCTTAAATTACAGCAAAcctttttttaagacacaatgaAGACTTCTTTTTAATACACGATGAATATTTGGTAAAAAAACACATGCAGGTTATCTTTAAAATACAGGATGGCCATTTCTTTAAATACACTATGAGCAATTTTGATGTGCGGTATTTTTTAATACATAGCAAACTTTTTTTAAACATGATGAGATTTTTAAATCACAGGATAGACTTTTTTAATAAACGATGGGCATTTTTGAAAAACACGATGAACATTCATAAAACACTCGGTGAACATTTTTAATACATGGCAAACATTTTAAAGATTTACTTAGCATTTTTACATGCACAATAAACATTTTAAACAACACCACGACCAATTTTAATATATGATGAGGATTTTATAAGACACAATCACTATTTTCGAGATACTTGATAAATATTTATCTGCAATGGCATGCAACATTTAGCTAATGGGTACGCTCAACTAAAAAAAAGCTAATGGCTATGCATTTTGATTTTATtttgtgtaagtgcatctagtgccccttagtggtgtattgaagacttataggttaagggactaatgtgtttatgagtgtacacaggtctataagtctatgaggagtttgatatttacagagaaagtcgacccctaaaaatgaagttcttcgactgaagactttggatttctgaagaccttctgaagactttgaaagtgaagaaattggtgtaaccctgaagacttaatattcattcgaggaacatgaagcgtgaagacttttgttttcgtagtttcattttctcttttttgagtcataggaaacaccgtactgttaaagggggtcgagaaaatactaaggaaaaatttccaaatgttgctcaactcaaaatcctacacctaccaatccctacgagtgaagccattggaaatcttgTACATTTCAGTCAATTTcatcagtgacagagacgaagttcttttGGTCCTGAGGAATtttttctgactgaggagttaggaattcgccagtgcggattgcctacaagtgaggaacatgatagccctgaggaatttgagcctcaaatatccgactgttgctgtgctacgcgccagctgtcccaaaatatctacccacctaacggtcatatatcattgaagggcatttatgtcttatcatgtcgggctgctccctaggctataaatagccgccccctacaaccactagctggttggctgcttcgagggaaactgacacttgtcatttgagagcataccatcctccgaggactttgagcgaaaatcatcaagtgaggaaaacccaaacccaaacacctacaaacccaagtgattgagcatcactgaagagattgatcttgcgtagatccgacacttgttacctttgaagattgtgcttcttccagatggttaggcgtcatgttctagagcatgcaagaggaaattgtggatcgccgagtgaccgagttggtgaaggtttggaagtcagcTGAAGACTtgccacgagtgattgggcgaggtctgtgtgaccttagctcaaggagaatatggtgaggactgtgtgtccgagactgtgtgtcctcgggtttaaatacctagccgctccaaccagacatacaactaagagagcagttggaactggtctatcAAATCATTGttttcaccaagcttactggttctatttcctcaactctttaaTTTCCTCATAattgtgttgtgcacttgttcatatcagtgtttgaagactttgactgaagactttctcaattttctcagttcaatttcttcagtctgtttgccttcatcctgtgttattctgtgtttacgctttctgtactctgtgcttgtctttatttcatcatgatgaccatgcttgtgttctgttatgtgtacttttgagtacttattccgctgcaagtagttctttgctaaggaatttcctcacccgcaaattcctcagtgaagaattcataaaaattgcctattcacccccctctagtcgatataacacactttcatTTTGCGGGGGAGAAGGGGTTTCATTAACTTCACGAAGGTTTACAACCCTATCAGGGCAAGACCTCACCAGACCACGGTCTTAACATCAACTCGACCGATCTAGCCCTCACATTTCTGATCCAACGGCCCGTTATTTGAGTATTCAGGTTTCCATTGAATTCCAGTTTCCACTGGATACTTTCTCCATCTACCCCGAGCAAGCTGGCATATCGGAGCTCCAGAGCGACATTTGGTGTCATGACCTTCAAATCGGTTCAAGGGTTCAACGTCGAGGAGTGTGCCTCCAGGGCGCTTGTCCTTAGGGACATGCGCATGAAGACTTTCCGGCTTTCATCCTTAAGCTCAGGCCGGCTTTGGTGTGGGAAGGGCGACTACGGCGCGTCAATGGCTCATTCTGACGGCGGTGGCGATCGTTCGTTGGTCCAGGGACcttgatgtaatttttattatgtttgaggtgCTTTGTACTTCTGATGAAGTTTTATAACAGATAAGAGTCATTTTGGCAAGAACAAACAAAGGTTGACAAAAATTCTACAACGAGTACTGTTGTGCAAAGTGGACACATCACATGGGCCGGGTTAGGCTAGCTACAGTCCTTGTGAtaagaaatactccctccgttcgaaattacttgtcacaaaaatggatgtatctacaactaaaatacatctagatacattcaaTTCATTTCATGGACGAGTAATtccgaatggagggagtagaagcATAAATAGACGGGCATGCATGCATTTTAGGCTAAAGGCCTAGCTACAACTCTCCGGCCTTGTTCGGGCAAAAGCGGCCGGCCGGGGGTTTCTCGAGTAATGCATTACGTTCCGCCAAGTTTCCTAGTGACCATTTTAAGCCAAAGGCATAGCCACGAGCGTGCCTgactcgtttgcacaaactaggcAAAAATGTCACGTTCCATCGGTCCACCACCAGCTTGACTTTGTGTGGTGGAGAGAGGAGGCTAGCTATGCCATCCGATCGGTCACTCTCAATGAATGAACGGCGCGTGAAGTGATGGAGTCCTAGAAATTGAAGCGGGACTGCGCCATGCTGCTTCATATTTGGGGAAATGGCACCTTCGTGGAAGTTGCAGCATCAAGCTCACATAGCTAGTTCGACTGGATTATGTATGTACGTAGCTTAATTAGCTTGGGTGGTTAAATTTGTTGCACGCACGCACGCATAGCTAGCTAGCTACTTCGAGAGTAaattgcacagaagtaccacAATTGAGGCATTGGAAGCAGATTGGTACTAAGTTTGGTATTTTTTACGTGTCAGTACCAACTTTGAGGCGAGACGTTGCAAAAGAGGCTAAAAGTTCGTTTTATATGTATTGACAGCGAATCTGACCGGTTGGGCCCGCCCATCAGGTGCCATGCTGGCCAGTGAGCGCGTGCCCGCGCGCTGACTCGGACGAGCCCAGGTCGAACCGTTTAGGGCGCGGCTGGTGCGGTTGAGGCACACCCCGCTCATTCCCCCTGTTCTGCTCTGCgttcttcttccttctctctgCCTCGCCGCCGCCTACGCCCGCCCCCGCCGGCCGCCACACGATGCTGCCGAGGCCATGGTTTTGGAAGACGAGAGTAGCAACGACAATTCAAGCCTCCCGTACATGCACTCCGAAACCTCCACCGATGGGCTCAACCAGGTAGTTACTCCATTGGAGCTTGGGTTAGGGTTAGGTTTAGAAAAATTTGGGGATTTTTCTGTGTAGGTGGTCTTTGTTGTGAGGATTTCGTTTGATTTGCTTTGTCCTCGTCCTCTGCACATGATGCTAACTTGGATTTTGCTTGGGCAGGTGCCTTTCTCTCTTGAGGACCCGGATTACAAGGGTCTTGAGCTAGATCTGATAGTGATGTGCGAGAAGCATGGGAAGCCATCAGAGAGGCTTGTTGCATTTGATGGAACAATGACTGGGAGAAGGTTCTTAGCATGTGCAGAGCCGGTATTTTTGTTGCCTTATTGATTATGCATAGGATATGTTCATTGAGAGTGACAGAGTCTTGTTTGCCAAGTGTGATTCAGTTATGTGTATGGTAATTTTGTTAGTCATATATGCCATACTGTAGTGCTCATTGTAGGAATGCTGAATATTAAGTTCAGTGGAGTGCATTTTGGCTAAATACAGGCTCAAGCATGCTTTGTTGTGTGCACATGAATGCTCTGTTGTGTGCACATGCTATTTATTTATACTTGTATGCAGTGTTGCTTAGTACTCACATTAGCCTCTCCATTAGCTGATGTATTACTCTTAATAAGTAACTGTTGCTTACTGCTGACAGTAGGTACTGTCATTAGCTAGTTTGTTGCTGCAGGCTAATGTAGTGTATTTAGGTAGGCTAATGTAGTCTGGTTTGATAACTCTTCATTCAGTGATGTCTATGTTCCATTTGTTAGTGATATATGGAAAAGTAGTTCACCGGTAGAGTGGTAGTGCACATTGTAGGATTCCATTATATTAATGGCCAATTCTAAGTTGGTTATTATGCTAAGTTGAATGGAGTATTGTTGCTCTACTAATTATATACTGATCACCCATTGTAGGATTACATTAAGTTATTTTACAATGTGCTCCTGTTGCTTAGCACATGGCTGTGCAAATTCAGTGTTGATCAATACCAACATTAGCTACTACCATGAACTAACTGTTGCTTACTACTCATAGTAGTTGTATTGTACTAAATTTTTCCCTTGTTATTTTTCCAGGAAGGTCAGAATTGTGGGTTTGTTCAGTGGGTTGATGAGCAGTGGCCCCCAACAAGGAGAATGCATTGCTGAAGCTTTGGTCAATGGTTTAAGAGAGCAAGTCTGCCAGGGTGAATGATAATCTTGAAAGTGCTTTAACTATTCACCATTTGACAGAAGAAAAGAACAAGCTGGATGCAGACTATGACAAGTTAGTGAAAGATGTGCATCAACTTGTGGACTTTCAGCAGGATAGGGTTGTGGATTTCAGTTATCTGCAGTCCAACATCACATATCAGCACCAATGCAGAGCTGAATTGGTGGCTGGTATGAAGGCAGAAATGGCAAAGAAAGATGCAGTTACAGAGAAGCTTCAACAGAAGTATGAACTCCTGTGCAACCTGACAAGTGCTCAAGCAACTGTCATCCAGAACCtgaagttgaagaatatgaaagaGAAGGAATTGCTTAGTGAGGCTAGGATGAATTTGGAGTTGAAGAATGCAGAGTTCACAAAGTTTGAGGAGAATCTCACCCAAGAGAAGCTAGAGTTGAAGTTTTAGGTTGCTGATCTGCTGAAGCTCAAGGAAAACCACAATGAAGAGAAGTACATCCTAGAGCTGAAGATTTGTGAGCTAATGAAGGCAGAGGAGAAGCTTAAGGAGAAGATCAAGGGGATCCAGGCCATCTTACAGAACTGAACAAGATGAAGTGAGATTAGTGGGCATTGCAGACCTTTTGGGAAGGATGGCTATGCAATGACCTAGTAACTTAGAATTATGGTTGTGTAATGTATGGTTCTAGTAATTGTGAACTCTGGTTGTTTATGTACCTAGTAGTTATGCTATTCATCCTTTTGAAACAAAAGGATGGATTGTGCATTTGAACTCCACTATGTATTGCGAACAATGGTTGTGTATGACTATAATGTGTTGAACTGCAGTAAGTATTGTTTGCTTATGTTATACTGATGCTGAAAATGGTTGCTAGTTTGTTGCTGAAATGGTTGCTAGTTTGTTGCTGAAAATGATGACATCCAAAGCATTGCAAAATGCTTATGTTATAATGATCCTTAAATGCTTAAATGCATTTGCAAAAGGAATAGTTTCTTATGCTTAAATGTTTCCTCATCATTCTTTTGTTATGTTGCACCCTAGAGCCTAAATGATGGGTTTAGATGTTTTCGTCGACAACGAGCCACCCTAGAGGCTAAATGATGGGTTTAGGTGTTTTCGTCGACCCCGGGCCACCCTAGAGCCTAAATGATGGGTTTCGGTGTTTTCGTCGACCCCGAGACACCCTAGACCCTAGATGATGGGTTTAGGTGttttcgtcgaccccgagccaccctagaccctagaTGACAGGTTTAGGTGttttcgtcgaccccgagccacacTAGAGCCTAATTGATAGATTTAGGTGTTTTCGTCGACCCcaagccaccctagaccctagatgataggtttaggtgCTTTCGTCGACCCCGCGCCACACTAGAGCCTAattgataggtttaggtggtttcgtcgacccctagccaccaaaaccctaattgataggtttaggtggtttcgtcgacgccgagccaccctagagcctAATTGATGGGTTTCGGTGttttcgtcgaccccgagccaccaaaccctaattgataggtttaggtggtttTGTCGACCCTGAGCCACCCTAGAGCCTAAATGATGGGTTTAGGTGttttcgtcgaccccgagccacacTAGAGCCTAATGGATAGGTTTTAGTGTTTTCGTCGACTCCGAGCCACCAAACCCCTAATTGATAGGTTTAGCCTATACCTCAACAACAGATCCATCAATATATCCAACAATATATCCAGCAAATAGTATGCACCATTGTCATCAACATATCAATCATCAAAAGATATAAAAATAACCATGAACGTAGTCCATTCCAGGCATTGATTAACTAATAAATAGCAAGATCACATCCATCCACATGAACAAAAGCCAGCTCCTGAAATGGCATTAACCAATAAATAGATCCATCCATCCACATGAAAAAAGTCATATATGGCATTGATTCTTAAAGTACACCAGCAAAGTACAATAAGAGCACCAGCAAAGTACTACAACAGCACCAGCAAGATCACATTGTAACATAGGATGCAAGAAACACACATGAAGTATCTAGTTTTGAACATTACATGGCACATGTGCCATTTAGTGGTTACCACTTGCATAGAAGTAGGCTCTCCATCCTCTGTTTCTACCACCAGAAGGTGGAGTTACAGTAGTGACTACTACTCTACTCCCAGGGTTTGTATCCATCTCTGTCTGAGCATAGTCTTTCAACCTAGGGTATTGCTTTTTGTGGTCTCCTAACGCAGCATCAATAGCGAGGTTCTTTGCCCTATATGCCATTGACTTGGGCACATCCACACCATACTTCTCCATGCAAGCATCAATCAAAGTCTGAATGCCAGTTGTTAGATCAGATCTGAACAGTGACTCATACTTGTTGGCAAGCCACTTGGCACTTACCCTTGTAGTCTCTGTACTAATAGGGCAAGTCTGCTAAATTCTCATCTTCTTAATTACAAATGTAGTTTCACCTTTTATAACTGATGCCACCATAAAGAAGTTGCAATGTTTTTGGTTGCATTCTACAATTATCCTTTGATCTGAGTTCCTGTGATATTTGAAGTTTCTGCCTTTAGTGATGTGTAAGTTCAACAAAGCCTCTCTGAATTGATGTTGATCTTTGAAACACATCTTCAGACATAATTGCTCATGAGGTTGCTCCATTTTCTCATTGTACCATTTTCTAGGAGGCCTCTACTTTGCCCTGCTCTTCCTTTTCTTTGGCAGCACAAATGACAATGGCTCAAAACCATC
This sequence is a window from Aegilops tauschii subsp. strangulata cultivar AL8/78 chromosome 7, Aet v6.0, whole genome shotgun sequence. Protein-coding genes within it:
- the LOC109761635 gene encoding uncharacterized protein, with translation MVLEDESSNDNSSLPYMHSETSTDGLNQVPFSLEDPDYKGLELDLIVMCEKHGKPSERLVAFDGTMTGRRFLACAEPEEEKNKLDADYDKLVKDVHQLVDFQQDRVVDFSYLQSNITYQHQCRAELVAGMKAEMAKKDAVTEKLQQKYELLCNLTSAQATVIQNLKLKNMKEKELLSEARMNLELKNAEFTKFEENLTQEKLELKF